From Cannabis sativa cultivar Pink pepper isolate KNU-18-1 chromosome 8, ASM2916894v1, whole genome shotgun sequence, a single genomic window includes:
- the LOC115701514 gene encoding receptor-like protein kinase FERONIA → MQDAIANYISVFLLFTLSTAINQTPNTPTDYLFLDCGSSSSSSSSSNNHQTDTQGRLWASDSDSKHYYYSSSPPNIEDVSSKSIAKEQDSSVPQVPYKTARIFLSKFTYSFLLTPGPKFLRLYFYSATYSNNLNKSDSFFSVTANNFVLLNNFSVYLTAYSAIKNPQAQPYFSKEFIINNNQKLINITFNPSPNSYAFINGIEIVSIPENLYISNDDDKPKIFVNNPSNPFFSVTNNTVLENVYRLNVGGPDVLSINDTVSMFRNWKQDLSYIHSYNVGTVPYLPNVKIHYSEDTPAYTAPEIVYTTFRQMDPISYNNTKYNLTWYFPLDSAFYYLVRLHFCSILNEITRENQIVFNIYMNRMIAHTQMDVIHFTGGSKIPKYIDYIIYIEKDSDSLLLELQPSFEINPENYNAMLNGAEIFKLNRSDGSLAGPNPAGPAQNHKPMLSPILRNSEKKVLLDFKAITVSGIVLGLLFCLLSVKFFFIIRRRRTSLKASSGITKASSLPSDLCRHFTIKEIREATGNFDERRVIGFGGFGNVYKGDIDGVIVAVKRLNPSSKQGAKEFFTEIDMLSKLRHVHLVSLLGYCDDNGEMVLVYEYMSRGTLRDHLYKTDNPPLTWKRRLEICIGAAKGLHYLHTGAKHMIIHRDVKSTNILLDEKWVAKVSDFGLSRTGPISASVTHVSTAVKGSFGYMDPEYYRRQQLTEKSDVYSFGVVLFEILCARPALGRNLPKEEVGLANWAQKCCRNGRVEEIIDPNLIGEMVSAVCLKKFVEIGLSCLEDDGGERPSMHDVVGGLEFALELQVNAEETINVCGLETAAISTAFGEGSDDSFSLNFSHTTKLFSSSNGRSSGRERSDDSDQYYT, encoded by the coding sequence ATGCAAGACGCCATAGCTAACTATATCTCAGTTTTTCTTCTCTTTACACTTTCCACTGCCATTAATCAAACACCAAACACTCCTACAGATTATCTTTTCCTTGATTGtggctcatcatcatcatcatcatcatcttctaaTAATCACCAAACTGATACTCAAGGCCGTCTCTGGGCAAGCGACTCAGACTCAAAACACTATTATTACTCTTCATCACCACCAAACATAGAAGACGTATCATCAAAATCCATTGCCAAAGAACAAGACTCTTCTGTTCCCCAAGTCCCTTACAAGACAGCTCGAATCTTTCTCTCCAAATTCACCTACTCATTTCTCTTAACCCCAGGACCAAAGTTTCTCCGTCTTTACTTCTATTCAGCCACCTACTCCAATAACCTCAATAAATCCGATTCATTCTTCTCTGTCACAGCCAATAACTTCGTTCTTCTAAACAATTTCAGCGTTTACCTCACTGCTTATTCAGCTATCAAGAATCCACAAGCTCAACCCTATTTCTCAAAAGAATTCATTATCAACAACAATCAAAAGTTAATCAACATAACCTTCAATCCATCTCCAAACTCTTACGCTTTCATTAATGGCATTGAAATCGTTTCCATACCAGAAAATCTCTACATAAGCAACGATGAtgataaacctaaaatcttcgTAAATAACCCTTCAAACCCTTTCTTTTCTGTTACAAACAACACTGTTCTTGAAAACGTTTACAGGTTAAACGTAGGGGGTCCAGATGTACTCAGCATAAACGACACCGTTTCAATGTTTCGAAATTGGAAACAAGACTTGAGTTACATACACAGTTACAATGTTGGTACAGTTCCTTATCTTCCTAATGTGAAGATCCACTACAGCGAGGATACACCGGCTTACACTGCACCTGAGATTGTTTACACCACCTTCCGGCAAATGGATCCAATAAGTTATAACAACACCAAGTACAATCTCACTTGGTATTTCCCATTGGATTCGGCCTTTTACTATCTCGTTAGGCTTCACTTCTGCTCCATTCTTAACGAGATAACTCGAGAGAACCAAATAGtgtttaatatttatatgaACAGAATGATTGCTCACACACAAATGGATGTTATACATTTCACCGGTGGTTCAAAAATCCCCAAATACATAGATTATATCATATATATCGAAAAAGATTCTGATTCTTTACTCCTCGAGTTGCAACCTTCTTTCGAGATAAATCCAGAGAATTACAACGCCATGCTCAACGGTGCCGAGATATTTAAACTGAATCGATCTGACGGTAGTCTTGCTGGGCCCAACCCTGCCGGCCCGGCCCAAAATCACAAACCAATGCTTAGCCCAATACTAAGGAATAGCGAAAAGAAGGTGTTGTTAGATTTCAAAGCTATTACAGTTTCGGGAATCGTGCTTGGTTTGTTATTCTGTTTACTTTCAgtaaaattcttctttataatCCGCCGGAGAAGGACATCGCTGAAAGCCTCATCGGGGATAACGAAAGCTTCTTCACTACCCTCAGATTTGTGTCGTCATTTCACTATTAAGGAGATCAGAGAAGCCACAGGCAACTTCGACGAGCGACGCGTCATAGGCTTCGGAGGCTTTGGTAACGTGTACAAGGGAGATATAGACGGCGTTATCGTCGCCGTTAAGAGACTGAACCCTTCTTCCAAGCAAGGAGCTAAAGAGTTCTTTACCGAGATAGATATGCTTTCAAAGTTGAGACACGTGCATCTCGTGTCTCTCCTCGGTTACTGTGACGATAACGGCGAGATGGTTCTCGTGTACGAGTACATGTCACGTGGCACCCTCCGTGATCACCTTTACAAGACTGATAACCCTCCTCTTACGTGGAAAAGAAGACTCGAGATTTGTATTGGTGCAGCTAAAGGGTTGCATTATCTTCATACTGGTGCGAAACACATGATTATTCACCGTGACGTTAAGTCAACTAACATATTATTGGACGAGAAATGGGTGGCTAAGGTTTCGGATTTCGGGTTATCCAGGACGGGTCCGATTTCGGCGTCGGTTACACACGTCAGCACTGCAGTCAAGGGTAGTTTCGGGTATATGGATCCAGAGTACTACAGGAGGCAACAGTTGACTGAGAAATCTGACGTGTACTCTTTCGGAGTGGTGTTGTTTGAGATTTTATGTGCTAGGCCAGCTCTGGGCCGTAATTTGCCGAAAGAGGAAGTGGGCCTAGCGAATTGGGCCCAAAAATGTTGCCGAAATGGAAGGGTTGAAGAGATAATTGACCCGAATTTGATTGGCGAGATGGTTTCGGCGGTGTGTTTAAAGAAGTTCGTGGAGATAGGGCTAAGCTGCTTGGAAGATGACGGGGGTGAACGGCCGTCAATGCATGATGTGGTGGGAGGGCTTGAATTCGCCTTGGAGCTTCAAGTGAATGCTGAGGAAACCATTAATGTTTGTGGATTAGAGACGGCGGCGATTAGTACGGCGTTTGGTGAAGGAAGTGACGACTcgttttctttgaattttagtCATACGACAAAATTGTTTAGTAGTAGTAATGGGAGGAGTAGTGGTAGGGAGAGGTCTGATGATTCAGATCAGTATTATACATAG